The Silene latifolia isolate original U9 population unplaced genomic scaffold, ASM4854445v1 scaffold_632, whole genome shotgun sequence genome includes the window TTGGGAGGCATGTAGTTACATCTACACTTCAAGCCCAAAGGTCATTCGTTTGAAAAGGCGTGTTAGAGTATAAAAGCGATCTTCTTACTCCAACTATTAACTTCAACTTTTGATTAAGATGATTTGTTGAcaatttgtttactttttatattttttaagATGAGTATTTtggttaaaggtaaacaaataattcaaATGAAATGTTATATCTACAAATAACTGTGTTCATTTTTTTAAGGAATAATTGACGGGAATAATCCCACCTTTGAACCGTCCGCCATAAACAATCCCACCTTTCAATAATTCCAAAACAATCCCACCTTTTGGTCTTATCTTCCTTAAACAATCCCCAAATAAAACTAACTTATAATAGTAGGTATATGTAGGTAAAATAATTGGCACAACCAATTTCCTTTTAATTCTTTTTACTTTACCTACCATTTTCTCCTTCCTTTAAATCTTCTTTATACAAATTACAATCCTCATTAAATACGTTTTGAACTCCATGGTTTTTCCCCTAATTATCGTCGGAGCTCGAAACCCAAAATCACTTCCACCATGCTCGTGAATGTTACCACCCTTGACTTTGCCATAACCACCAATCAAGCAACTTGTATTCTAAAAGACGTATACCATACTTAATCTCATATTTCTTTCGGCATTCGATACCACCGAATTGTATTTATAAAatctttcaattttcatgaatACCACGTTGACAAAGCCGACAACACGATAAGCATCCTTGACGAGAAAGTCAGGGCCTTTACATCCGCAAAAAAAGGTAGAAGGGTATGTTGCAGTGGAATCAGGTGAGAGAGTTGTCAAGGTTCAAAGTAGTGGTATTTTTGTCGGAGGTGATGATGATGACTGAATGTGGGAGAATGTAATTTTTTTATTCCGTAGTAAATTAGGTAGGATAAGTGGCCTCAGTAACCTGTTGAACAGGTAACCGATTTTTGGGTGCATTTAAAGAAGATGGGTTGTAAAGGTGGGATTGTTTTGGAATTATTAAATGGTGAGATTGTTTTTGGTAGATGGCTCAAAGGTGGGATTATTCCCGTCAATTATTCCTTTTTTTAATACTTACGAAAATAGTACTTATAAAAGACCgctatatcaaattcaaattacGACAAGTCAACCCATTGGCCTTTAGTTGAAGCAAATCACTAATATAAAATCTTAATTCCACATATACATTATTTCcattcacaaattcttgtttgtgacggcacatatccgtcactcttgagtgacggatacttcctccattcaactccactctacctatttgtattttgcacaaatattaagaagggtggggttgggtggaaaatattgtaaataaataatgagatataATGTAATTAAGTGGGGAATGAGTGGAAAAGGGTGGAGTTTGAGGTAGAAGTAGTGGGGTATGAGTGgcaaatattgtaaataagtaatggggtatgaggataaaatggtcatttgacattcttttttaggaaataggtagagtggagttgaatggatagAAAAggaaagatggtagagtggagttgaatggaggaagtaccaTTTTACCTTACAAAGtatccactttttctctctctgcaacactattcatgtggtctcctttctccactaacccattttgttaccattttagctcacaaaatatccgccacaaatggtaacccgtcacaagggagaccaattgatttCCATTTTGTCAAAACATGTTATTTTGGGTGGTTTTTACGCTTGATAGATACTCATGTGGCATTCGAACTAGGTGAGGTGGTCCTCTGGGTCAGATGACCTCGTGAACGagatcttatttatttatttatttatttatttatttatttttgtttttttgacaATAATAAACTGATTATATTAAAGAAAACACAGCTAGTATACAAAGTTAGCCTGTTGCCAGGCGTACAGACCAGTaaggataaattacaaacaaagcACGGATTTCTCGGAAAGAATTCCGCACACTAATTGGGACTGGCAAAGAGGTTGCCAGAACTGCAGATAGTTTACAACAAGTTACTATGAAACAAACAGAACTCAGGCCCACAGAATGGGCATAGCGCATAGCACATAAAAGAGCTCTGGTGGAAGCGTCAAAAGACGAACTTGCGCGTACAACACTTGACTTGGAGTAGTCCAACTAGGTACTGAAGATGCAACAACTGAAACAATTTGTTCGTGGGACATGGCGTGTGGAAACAGAAAAAGAAACCGCACTCCGTTGAGGTAAAGATTTAGCTGTGACAACACATGGTGCAACAAAACCGTAAGTGGAGTGCAAATGTGTAGGGCGTACCTTGGATAATTGCACATGCGAGTGCAGTAGATCCTCAATGAGTCGACAGGTAGCTGCAGGGTCACCGTTGTAATTTCGAAAAATCACGGAGTTACGAGTAGTCCAAATGGCCTGGAGAGCACAGCAAAAGTAAAGCAAGAGCCACCTTTGATCAGGCACCAAAGATTGTTTGTGAAGATAAGACACAAAGTCTCCAATCCAAGATATAAAGGAAATAGATGGGTTAGCGATGGCGTTAATCCCAATGGCGGATGCTTTCCAGACATGCTGGGCAGTTTCACTTGAGCGAAATAAATTCTCTTCTGTTTCAGGGGAAGACCGACAAAGGTTACACATTGAGTCAACCGGCACATGTTTGGATATTAAATTATCACTTGTTGGCATAATATTATGAGCTAGACGCCATAACATAATCGAGATCTTTGGTGGAAACCCTTTTCGCCACACATGTTTCCAAGGAAAAGTATGGACAAATGATCGGACACAGCGGGCAGCTGAATATTCAGACCATAGGAGTGAATAACCTGATTGTACCGAATAAGAGCCATCCTCCGTATATTTCGAGAAAGAAAGTCATCAAAATTAAATTTGGTGGTTCCAAAGCGATAATTTCCTTTGCACAATTAGAGGAAAAGTACGAAAAACCATAGTAGGATTCAGTCCACCGGATTCAGCAAGAAATCGAGAGAGAGACGATGAAGGTTAGGCTCGGGCGGAGCGATACCAAATGGCTGCTTACCATTAATCCAACGACTTGACCAAAGGTCAAGTAACCGTCCATTACCAAGCTTCCAACAAATACCATTTTTAGCCGCAGAAACAGCCTTGCAAATGCCGGACCATATAAAAGATGGTTGAGAAACCCGAGCTTTTGCTAGAGGAATAGGCAAATCCCGGGCATACTTCGGGGCCATATATCTTGCCAATAGCGCGGTTGGCTGTGTGTGAATGCGCCAAAAATTCTTAAGAAGCAAAGCTTGGCTGAGTAGATAGGTGTTTTTGAAAGCAAGACCACCATATTCCTTTGGCGCTTGTAGTATACTTTTGGAAGTCCAGTGAATAGACTGCTTATTCCAATCATTTCGCCACCATAAAGCCACCAGCAAGGCATCTATACGGCACACACAGAGGAATAGGTACCGCGGAGAAGACATGATTCAAAGAAGCAAGCAAAATTGCCGAAATAATTATCAATTTACTTGGCTGGCTGAGATGGAGAGCAGACCAGGATGCAATGCGAGTAGTAAGAGTATCAATAAAAGGAAGAAAGAGCGCAGACCTTTTGCGAGGGATATCAATAGGAACTCCCAAATAGGTACCAAAAGTGGGCACATGAGACATCCTCAAAATCGAAGTCAAATGCTCTCTGAAATCCGCAGGTGTATTCGGGCTAAATTTGATATAGGACTTACTAAAATTAATCATCTGCCCCGAAGCCGCTTCAAAGTCCTTGAACATATCTCGTAAAGTCTCAAAGGACAAAGGTGTTGCCTTGCAACATAGAAAAGCATCATCCGCATAGATTAAGTGCGAAAGAGTTGGTGCATATCTTGAAATCTTAATGCCGGTTAAGGAACCAAATTTTTCAGCTCTGATCAGCTGGCGAGACAAAACTTCCATACACATAATAAATAGATAGGGAGACAACGGATCCCCTTGTCGAAGACCACAAAATGATCGGAAAGGTTCAGACGGTTCACCATTAATAAgcactgtggacagcggggggcctacgggggcgcttgggaaacaagcgtttgcatttgtggagtcgccaccaatttttatgggaaattggaaaccgttcgaatacctcgtgccatgtgtggacagcgggccgcccacgggggcgcttgggttggaaaagagaaacaagcgtttgcatttttgtatggagtcgccaccaatttttatgggaaattggaaccgttcgaatacctcgtgtcatgtcaagacacaaagtaaagacatgaacactaagcaatcgttacccttagcattctatgtctagaatgactctcgtggatgccaatgaacacgggtgctcacagagatctggagtaaggggtgagggtacgtattaggaagctcttttgatcgaacacctaatcccgcccgcctcgatagcggcctctactaatgattagggaagttattcgtacgcgatatatcgtcggctatatgcatgcaatgcaacatccaataaattaatcctaacatgtgagaatttaactaagtcggtaaacaattaattagcatacaattaatgtcaaagttggatttaatgttcaattacatgtggaatcatacaaatgataaaaggaatacaataaatacaaattacaataaagaaaattacattaattacaacggaataggcgatttatgtcgaaaatacctttaaaacggataatttgagaaaaaggaataaacaagtaaaagaaataaattaacgaacaggaattagcgcgatattacggttaatagttagaTATACGTATGCTAataaaactaggtcaaggcaaaacggagtTAGGACGAGAACTCGGCCAGAACACAGCGCAGCAGAgtctgcgtcctttggaatagcgcGCCAGACGCCATTTGCGTCTGTTCCTTCCTTGGTCCggccgtgaagccgtaattgcaagccgttaatgtcaattggtgattttaatgatggattaaaattatttactcggataaaagtgattaataggttatttacatgtgattgagtcgtgaaaacagtaaaatatgaatAAGACGGAGTTAAGACGAATTAATGATAGATTAATtgcagaagtgaaaaatattaacaagctaaacaaattaattggatgaaactaaacatgatgaatgaacttatcaatgacgaatatgtgaataaacagatgaaaaatatatcaaagacgaattccagaaacccaatattgatgaattgaatctctataacccggaattgaatttaatggcgaaaacccgcaaatattggattatttgggatttaagtcggatttgtgatgattaaaacatattaatgatgatgattataatatacatgtgaattatatgctatcgcgatgaagaatcaacaaacaaacgaaacaaataaaaggatttgacgaataacagaggacgaacgaagaagaaaggaagggaagctggcggcctcacgaagaggcgcggcagaactgcgctccttcgaagaggcgcatcgattctttggagaaggggacttctcctggtgtttGTCGGCCGGACTCTgcggaggtatgaaccttcctttagaccaaagtaaattcctttctttatcagatcacgaaagatcgttattgattattttgctttacaggcgtgggtgtactcctacttcccgggcctcgcgcccaagaggacggagccgctggagagggcctatcccgtggtgagggattgggtgatgtgccgaacgaagagcaagcgttcttctcacaacgtctaccggcgggatgtgaacgctcttcagctggacagcgtgagtatcccacctatattcactcgtgcttcttatatttgcttttaattgatcgtaggaatgatccttgctttatcttgtcacagtgggtgcccagaccttgggcagagtacgctggagcgcctcctttcgtggctgaggtccttcagcc containing:
- the LOC141639952 gene encoding uncharacterized protein LOC141639952, which produces MEVLSRQLIRAEKFGSLTGIKISRYAPTLSHLIYADDAFLCCKATPLSFETLRDMFKDFEAASGQMINFSKSYIKFSPNTPADFREHLTSILRMSHVPTFGTYLGVPIDIPRKRSALFLPFIDTLTTRIASWSALHLSQPNALLVALWWRNDWNKQSIHWTSKSILQAPKEYGGLAFKNTYLLSQALLLKNFWRIHTQPTALLARYMAPKYARDLPIPLAKARVSQPSFIWSGICKAVSAAKNGICWKLGNGRLLDLWSSRWINAARCVRSFVHTFPWKHVWRKGFPPKISIMLWRLAHNIMPTSDNLISKHVPVDSMCNLCRSSPETEENLFRSSETAQHVWKASAIGINAIANPSISFISWIGDFVSYLHKQSLVPDQRWLLLYFCCALQAIWTTRNSVIFRNYNGDPAATCRLIEDLLHSHVQLSKLNLYLNGVRFLFLFPHAMSHEQIVSVVASSVPSWTTPSQVLYAQVRLLTLPPELFYVLCAMPILWA